A section of the Citrus sinensis cultivar Valencia sweet orange chromosome 8, DVS_A1.0, whole genome shotgun sequence genome encodes:
- the LOC102617235 gene encoding nudix hydrolase 9, with amino-acid sequence MEQEADSAYKLLLSCPHGFSPSEVSVVFDESYDRVPHPDNNLENSISEIWDSRVQINKSLFNGQKFRYGGHIMQGEGGSSVESHVCLHLGLTDYRTFVGTNLNPLWEKFLVPSEDDVIQCQHTASPLGNGAVVETSDKKILLLQRSNNVGEFPGHFVFPGGHPEPQDAGITSHPCGSTDSEFINQKVSQEMFDSITREVVEEIGVPAESLCNPLFIGISRRRLNVRPAAFFFIKCSLQSNEIQQLYSTAQDGYESTQLFAVSMIELENMASKMPGCHQGGFALYKLMVEAMNNIPQNS; translated from the exons ATGGAGCAGGAAGCAGACTCGGCTTACAAGCTTCTTCTCTCGTGTCCACATGGTTTTTCACCATCCGAG GTCTCTGTGGTTTTTGATGAATCATATGATAGGGTTCCTCATCCAGACAATAACTTAGAGAACTCCATTTCTGAG ATATGGGATTCAAGGGTTCAGATCAACAAGTCCTTGTTTAATGGTCAAAAGTTCAGG TATGGAGGGCATATAATGCAAGGTGAAGGTGGATCCAGCGTAGAATCTCATGTGTGCCTCCATCTTGGATTGACAGATTATAG GACTTTTGTGGGTACAAACTTGAATCCTTTGTGGGAGAAGTTTCTGGTTCCATCAGAAG ATGATGTGATCCAATGTCAGCACACTGCAAGTCCCTTGGGTAATGGTGCAGTGGTAGAGACATCTGACAAGAAAATACTCTTGTTGCAAAGAAGTAATAATGTTGGCGAATTTCCTGGGCACTTTGTCTTTCCAGGAGGCCATCCAGAG CCCCAGGATGCTGGAATTACATCTCATCCGTGTGGGTCAACAGACTCTGAGTTTATAAACCAGAAGGTTTCTCAAGAAATGTTTGACAGCATTACTCGCGAAGTGGTTGAAGAAATTGGAGTACCTGCAGAATCTCTT TGCAACCCGCTTTTCATTGGTATATCCCGCAGGCGTTTGAATGTTAGACCAGCTGcttttttcttcataaaatGCAGTCTTCAGTCAAACGAAATTCAACAGTTGTATTCTACCGCACAAGATGGCTATGAATCAACCCAACTTTTTGCAGTTTCAATG ATTGAGTTGGAGAACATGGCGTCTAAAATGCCTGGCTGCCATCAAGGTGGATTTGCTCTTTATAAGCTGATGGTAGAAGCTATGAATAATATACCACAAAATTCATGA
- the LOC102617526 gene encoding 3-ketoacyl-CoA synthase 12-like, producing MGLLFYLYLLPSLYLMFKIWKWVDEKRDKECYILDYQCYKPTDDRMVSTDFAGQVIKRTKNLGLNEYKFLLKAIVSSGIGEQTYSPRIMFAGREDNPTLQDGIDEMEEFFEDSIAKILDRSGISPKEIDILVVNISMIAIMPSLSSRIINRYKMRKDIKVFNLTGMGCSASLISVDIVRSVFKTNKNMNAMVVTSESLSPNWYSGNDRSMILANCLFRSGGAVILLSNKRSLERNALFKLKCLVRTHHGARDDSYGCCVQTEDEQGRPGFHLGKNLPKAATRAFVDNLRVISPMILPIRELLRYALVTFVRKMSNNTPKGEKKAGVNFRTGVDHFCIHTGGKAVIDGIGFSLDLTEYDLEPARMTLHRFGNTSAASLWYVLAYMEAKKRLKKGDRVLMISFGAGFKCNSCVWEVVRDLDGNVGNVWKDIIDSYPPQSLANPYLEKYGWIQNEDISTFKVPENYLN from the coding sequence ATGGGGCTTCTCTTTTATCTCTACCTTCTCCCTTCTTTGTACCTCATGTTCAAGATATGGAAGTGGGTTGATGAGAAAAGAGACAAAGAATGTTACATACTAGACTACCAATGCTACAAACCGACCGATGATAGAATGGTGAGCACTGATTTCGCTGGTCAAGTCATAAAGAGGACAAAGAATCTTGGCCTCAACGAGTAcaaatttctcttaaaagCGATCGTTAGCTCCGGCATCGGCGAGCAAACATATTCTCCAAGAATTATGTTCGCCGGCAGAGAAGACAACCCTACATTGCAAGATGGGATCGACGAGATGGAAGAATTTTTTGAAGACAGCATTGCAAAAATCTTGGACAGGTCAGGCATTTCCCCTAAAGAAATTGACATCCTTGTTGTTAATATCTCAATGATAGCCATAATGCCTTCTTTATCCTCTAGAATAATTAATCGTTACAAGATGAGAAAGGACATAAAGGTCTTTAATCTAACCGGAATGGGCTGTAGTGCAAGCTTAATATCGGTTGATATTGTGCGTAGCGTGTTTAAgaccaataaaaatatgaatgcTATGGTCGTGACATCGGAGTCTTTGAGTCCAAATTGGTATTCGGGCAATGATAGATCGATGATTCTTGCAAATTGCCTGTTTCGTTCCGGTGGTGCTGTGATTCTTTTGTCTAACAAAAGATCCTTGGAGCGAAATGCACTGTTCAAATTGAAGTGTCTAGTGAGGACACACCACGGAGCAAGAGATGACTCTTACGGATGTTGCGTACAAACTGAAGATGAACAAGGCCGGCCAGGGTTTCATCTCGGGAAGAATCTCCCAAAGGCAGCAACTAGGGCTTTTGTGGACAATCTTAGGGTAATTTCCCCTATGATCTTGCCCATAAGGGAATTGCTTCGATATGCTCTGGTGACATTTGTGAGAAAGATGAGTAACAACACTCCAAAGGGTGAGAAAAAAGCCGGGGTCAATTTCCGAACCGGGGTTGATCATTTTTGCATCCACACTGGAGGCAAGGCAGTGATTGATGGAATTGGGTTTAGTCTTGATCTGACTGAGTATGATCTAGAGCCAGCAAGAATGACACTTCATCGATTTGGCAACACATCGGCAGCCAGTCTTTGGTATGTCTTAGCATATATGGAAGCAAAGAAGAGACTAAAGAAAGGTGATAGGGTTTTGATGATCAGTTTTGGTGCTGGCTTTAAATGCAACAGCTGTGTATGGGAGGTTGTGAGGGATTTGGATGGAAATGTTGGTAATGTTTGGAAAGATATCATTGATAGCTACCCACCACAGTCATTAGCTAACCCTTATCTGGAGAAATATGGTTGGATTCAAAATGAAGATATAAGCACCTTCAAAGTGcctgaaaattatttaaattga